In one Niallia taxi genomic region, the following are encoded:
- a CDS encoding patatin-like phospholipase family protein produces MHIDGVFSGGGIKGLALIGAYEVLEEKGFTFERVAGTSAGSIVAAFVAAKYTGKEIAGMLEQLDLSTLLDERKLLIPFPFTKWLFLYWRLGLYKGIALEKWLEEKLADKGIRTFSDLPKDSLRVIASDITNGVMLVLPDDLPKYGIEPASFSVAKAIRMSCSLPFFFEPVALGTKQNKSIIVDGGVLSNFPMWLFDKENVKKIRPVIGIRLSHKQSEHPKHMIKNAFHLFGAMFETMKDAHDSRYISRKHEKNIIFIPSEGVMTTEFTLTKEKQGEIIQFGRDYAKKFLRTWTY; encoded by the coding sequence ATGCACATTGATGGCGTTTTTTCAGGAGGAGGCATAAAAGGTCTTGCCTTAATAGGGGCATACGAAGTGTTGGAGGAAAAGGGTTTTACGTTTGAGAGAGTAGCAGGGACAAGTGCTGGTTCCATTGTGGCTGCTTTTGTGGCCGCTAAATATACTGGTAAAGAAATAGCCGGGATGCTCGAGCAGCTTGACTTGTCCACATTATTGGACGAAAGAAAGCTTCTCATTCCTTTTCCTTTTACGAAATGGCTGTTTTTGTATTGGCGACTTGGTTTATATAAAGGCATTGCCTTAGAGAAATGGCTGGAGGAAAAGCTAGCAGATAAGGGAATCAGGACATTTTCAGACCTACCGAAGGATTCTTTAAGAGTAATTGCTTCTGATATTACAAATGGAGTCATGCTAGTGCTTCCAGATGATCTGCCTAAATATGGGATAGAACCAGCCAGTTTCTCTGTAGCAAAAGCAATTAGAATGAGCTGCAGTTTGCCGTTCTTTTTTGAGCCTGTAGCCCTTGGCACAAAGCAAAACAAAAGCATTATTGTGGATGGCGGAGTTCTCAGTAATTTTCCGATGTGGCTGTTTGATAAAGAGAATGTTAAGAAGATAAGACCAGTAATTGGGATAAGGCTTAGCCATAAGCAGTCAGAACACCCGAAGCATATGATTAAAAATGCCTTTCATTTGTTTGGTGCGATGTTTGAGACAATGAAGGATGCACATGATTCCAGATATATTTCGAGAAAGCATGAAAAAAATATTATATTTATCCCGTCAGAAGGAGTCATGACGACAGAGTTTACTTTAACGAAAGAAAAGCAAGGAGAAATAATTCAGTTTGGAAGGGATTATGCGAAGAAATTCCTGCGAACATGGACGTACTAA
- a CDS encoding spore coat protein, producing the protein MNHNVRRPIGFGRPGFGYGRPGFGGAGFGLGVLGGLATGALLGPAIYGGYSYPPYGGFGYPYGGYYY; encoded by the coding sequence ATGAATCATAATGTGCGAAGACCAATTGGATTTGGCAGACCTGGTTTTGGTTATGGAAGACCTGGATTCGGAGGTGCAGGATTTGGGCTAGGTGTACTTGGCGGGCTTGCAACAGGAGCACTTCTTGGTCCTGCAATATACGGTGGATATAGCTATCCTCCATATGGAGGCTTTGGTTATCCATACGGTGGATATTATTATTAA
- the gcvPB gene encoding aminomethyl-transferring glycine dehydrogenase subunit GcvPB: protein MHKHQPLIFENSTTGRIGYSLPEMDISELDVSELIPADYIRSEPAELPEVSELDIMRHYTALSKRNHGLDSGFYPLGSCTMKYNPKINENVARFNGFAHIHPLQDESSVQGALELMYDLQQHLIEITGMDEVTLQPAAGAHGEWTGLMMIRAFHEANGDVNRSKVIVPDSAHGTNPASATVAGFETITVKSDENGLVDLEDLRRVVGEDTAALMLTNPNTLGLFEENILEMAKIVHDAGGKLYYDGANLNAVLSKARPGDMGFDVVHLNLHKTFTGPHGGGGPGSGPVGVKTDLIPYLPKPVITKIGEEYVFDYDRPLSIGRVKPYYGNFGINVRAYTYIRSMGPDGLKAVTENAVLNANYMMRRLAEYYDLPFDRHCKHEFVLSGRRQKKLGVRTLDIAKRLLDFGYHPPTIYFPLNVEECIMIEPTETESKETLDQFIDAMIQIAKEAEETPEIVQEAPHTTVIGRLDETLAARKPVLRYIKA from the coding sequence ATGCATAAACATCAACCGCTCATTTTTGAAAACAGCACAACTGGACGAATTGGCTACAGTCTGCCTGAAATGGATATTTCAGAGCTTGATGTTAGTGAGCTTATTCCTGCTGATTATATCCGATCTGAACCTGCTGAGCTTCCAGAAGTATCTGAATTGGACATTATGCGTCATTACACAGCATTGTCCAAAAGAAATCATGGCTTAGATTCCGGTTTTTATCCACTCGGTTCATGTACGATGAAATATAATCCAAAAATAAATGAAAATGTGGCTAGATTTAATGGATTTGCCCATATTCATCCGTTGCAGGACGAAAGCTCAGTACAGGGAGCTTTGGAGTTGATGTATGACCTTCAGCAGCATTTAATAGAAATTACAGGAATGGATGAAGTAACGCTGCAGCCTGCAGCAGGTGCACATGGAGAATGGACTGGATTGATGATGATCCGTGCCTTCCATGAAGCGAATGGGGATGTTAACAGGTCAAAGGTCATTGTTCCAGACTCTGCACATGGTACAAATCCAGCTTCTGCAACGGTAGCAGGATTTGAAACGATTACAGTCAAGTCAGATGAGAATGGTCTTGTGGATTTAGAAGATTTGCGCAGAGTGGTGGGGGAGGATACAGCAGCATTAATGCTGACAAACCCGAACACACTTGGTCTTTTTGAAGAGAATATTTTGGAAATGGCTAAAATTGTCCATGATGCTGGCGGGAAATTATATTATGACGGTGCCAACCTAAATGCCGTTCTTTCAAAAGCAAGACCTGGTGATATGGGCTTTGATGTTGTTCATTTAAACCTCCATAAAACATTTACCGGCCCGCATGGAGGGGGTGGACCTGGTTCAGGTCCAGTTGGAGTTAAAACTGATTTAATCCCGTATCTTCCGAAGCCAGTTATAACGAAGATTGGAGAGGAATATGTATTTGATTATGACCGCCCATTATCGATTGGCAGGGTGAAACCGTACTACGGAAACTTTGGAATTAATGTGCGTGCATACACTTATATTAGATCAATGGGTCCTGATGGATTGAAGGCAGTGACGGAAAATGCTGTTCTTAACGCGAATTATATGATGAGAAGATTAGCGGAATATTATGATTTACCTTTTGACAGACATTGTAAGCATGAATTTGTATTAAGCGGCAGACGTCAAAAGAAATTAGGTGTGCGCACATTGGATATTGCAAAAAGGCTGCTAGACTTTGGCTATCACCCACCGACAATCTACTTCCCGCTTAATGTAGAAGAGTGCATCATGATAGAGCCAACGGAAACAGAATCGAAGGAAACGCTCGACCAATTTATTGATGCCATGATTCAAATAGCGAAAGAGGCAGAGGAAACTCCAGAAATCGTGCAAGAGGCTCCACATACTACAGTAATCGGTCGTCTTGACGAAACGCTCGCTGCAAGAAAGCCAGTTCTTCGCTATATAAAAGCATAA
- the gcvPA gene encoding aminomethyl-transferring glycine dehydrogenase subunit GcvPA, which translates to MKHRYLPMTEEDRNAMLKAIGAASVEELFSDIPESVRFKGEYNIKNAKSESALLKELSKLALKNADSKSNVSFLGAGVYDHYAPVIVDHVISRSEFYTAYTPYQPEISQGELQAIFEFQTMICELTGMDVANSSMYDGATSLAEAGSLSAGVTKRKKILMSSCVHPEAKEVVKTYAKGQYIEVIEVPHKDGVTDTEALKQYMGDDVAAVMVQYPNFFGRIEPLKELEGIIHAHKAMFVVSSNPLALGALTPPGAFKADIVVGDAQPFGIPAAFGGPHCGYFAVTSKLMRKVPGRLVGQTVDENGAVGFVLTLQAREQHIRRDKATSNICSNQALNALAASVAMTALGKNGVKEMALANIQKAYYAKLKFKAAGFDIRFEGPSFNEFIVECKSSVSSINKALLKKGIIGGYDLGRDYEGYDQCMLVAVTELRTKEEIDELVKELEDYHA; encoded by the coding sequence ATGAAACACCGCTATTTGCCAATGACTGAAGAAGACAGAAATGCCATGCTTAAAGCGATTGGGGCAGCTTCTGTGGAAGAGCTGTTTTCTGATATTCCAGAAAGTGTTCGTTTTAAAGGGGAATACAATATTAAGAACGCAAAAAGCGAATCTGCACTCTTAAAGGAATTAAGTAAGCTTGCTTTGAAAAATGCAGACAGTAAATCCAATGTTTCCTTTTTAGGTGCAGGTGTATATGATCATTACGCACCAGTAATTGTTGATCATGTCATTTCAAGATCTGAGTTCTACACAGCTTACACTCCATATCAGCCAGAGATCTCTCAAGGAGAACTACAGGCAATTTTTGAATTTCAGACAATGATTTGTGAATTAACAGGCATGGATGTTGCCAATTCCTCCATGTATGATGGCGCAACATCTTTAGCTGAGGCAGGCAGCTTAAGTGCTGGTGTAACGAAAAGAAAAAAAATTCTCATGTCTAGCTGTGTCCACCCTGAAGCAAAGGAAGTAGTGAAAACATATGCAAAGGGTCAATACATTGAAGTGATCGAGGTGCCGCATAAGGATGGTGTTACTGATACAGAAGCGTTGAAGCAGTATATGGGTGACGATGTTGCCGCTGTTATGGTGCAATATCCTAATTTCTTTGGCAGAATCGAACCGCTCAAGGAGCTCGAGGGAATTATTCATGCTCATAAGGCGATGTTCGTTGTTTCAAGCAATCCTCTTGCTCTTGGTGCCTTAACTCCTCCAGGCGCATTTAAAGCAGATATTGTTGTTGGTGATGCTCAGCCTTTCGGTATACCAGCCGCATTTGGCGGACCGCATTGTGGCTATTTTGCTGTTACCTCTAAGTTAATGAGAAAGGTACCAGGCAGACTAGTAGGACAGACGGTTGATGAAAATGGTGCAGTTGGATTTGTTTTAACCCTTCAGGCACGGGAGCAGCATATCAGACGTGATAAAGCGACTTCTAATATTTGCTCCAACCAAGCATTAAATGCATTAGCTGCCTCTGTAGCTATGACTGCATTAGGCAAAAATGGTGTGAAGGAGATGGCTTTGGCGAATATTCAAAAGGCATATTACGCTAAGCTGAAATTCAAAGCAGCTGGTTTTGACATACGCTTCGAAGGTCCATCCTTTAATGAATTTATAGTAGAATGCAAGTCTTCGGTTTCTTCCATTAATAAGGCATTGTTGAAAAAAGGGATTATAGGTGGCTATGACCTCGGCAGAGATTATGAAGGATATGATCAATGTATGCTTGTTGCGGTGACAGAGCTGCGCACAAAAGAAGAAATAGACGAACTTGTCAAAGAATTGGAGGATTATCATGCATAA
- a CDS encoding SA1362 family protein, which yields MKNRIPFLVIGIVCLLALIGLVSSVVSNPVGFMQNILSLVVIGLLIWFIVRRFYKASPERKEQKAFVKAAKRSKKRQQHTKGKILPKQGAQAKTATFKGKKRSASSAHLTVIEGKKSKKKNRATF from the coding sequence TTGAAGAATCGAATTCCTTTTCTTGTTATTGGGATTGTCTGCTTATTAGCTTTAATAGGATTAGTATCATCAGTCGTTTCCAATCCTGTTGGGTTTATGCAAAACATACTTTCATTAGTTGTTATTGGACTACTCATCTGGTTTATTGTTAGACGATTTTACAAAGCTAGCCCTGAAAGAAAAGAGCAAAAGGCTTTTGTTAAAGCGGCAAAAAGATCAAAGAAAAGACAACAGCACACAAAAGGAAAAATATTGCCTAAACAAGGTGCTCAAGCAAAAACAGCAACCTTCAAGGGCAAAAAAAGAAGCGCAAGCAGTGCACACTTGACTGTTATCGAAGGAAAAAAGAGCAAAAAGAAAAACCGGGCAACATTTTGA
- a CDS encoding DUF2711 family protein, giving the protein MLMKKGGYSLLDYIWIDDRSPILKQLPSNFKSAAILLHPFIQMPSGWEVIKRENTCQHIYPSNEEASTIGNPVSWRQIMSYSGLESYRALALALLTSICALKKDYKREDLSNKLNSSLKPDLYYPTDDSTTVFLLDRLLKVLSSKGACRLYYLDPILDNCGELNINETTALDISNLLYKEIIVTDENRDFAFMSLYESFTTLLFARDKNIEHIVRSMNCEAIICDETTFINWYFK; this is encoded by the coding sequence ATGTTAATGAAAAAAGGAGGTTATTCTTTGTTAGATTATATTTGGATTGATGACAGGTCACCTATATTAAAACAACTTCCGAGCAACTTTAAATCCGCAGCCATATTACTCCACCCTTTTATCCAAATGCCTTCAGGATGGGAGGTGATTAAGAGGGAAAACACTTGCCAACACATTTATCCAAGTAATGAAGAGGCCTCTACTATTGGAAATCCTGTTTCTTGGCGGCAAATAATGTCTTATAGTGGGCTAGAGTCTTACAGAGCGCTTGCATTAGCCTTATTAACCTCAATCTGTGCTTTAAAAAAAGATTATAAAAGAGAGGACTTGTCTAATAAGTTAAATTCAAGCCTAAAACCAGACCTTTATTATCCAACAGATGATAGTACCACTGTATTTTTATTAGATAGATTACTGAAAGTCCTTAGCTCAAAAGGGGCTTGCAGGCTATATTATTTAGATCCGATCTTGGATAACTGTGGGGAATTAAATATAAATGAAACTACTGCTTTGGATATAAGTAATCTATTGTATAAAGAGATAATTGTGACTGATGAAAATAGGGATTTCGCTTTTATGAGTTTGTATGAATCCTTTACAACCTTATTATTTGCAAGAGACAAAAATATAGAACATATTGTTCGATCGATGAATTGTGAAGCAATTATATGTGACGAAACAACGTTTATTAACTGGTATTTTAAATAA
- a CDS encoding lipoate--protein ligase family protein: protein MTKETWRFIDTGNSSPSFNMALDEALLDWHSTGDFPPVIRFYGWNPATLSIGYFQKVEKEIDMDAVKELNLGFVRRPTGGRGVLHEHELTYSVIVSEEHPDMPKTVTEAYRVISEGILQGFHLLGLDAYFSVPKTEEQKASLKNPRSAVCFDAPSWYELVVEGRKVAGSAQTRQKGVILQHGSILLDLDEDKLFRLFKYSNDRIKEKMQAAFKEKAVAINAITDKQITIDMAKKAFKEGFERGLNIELQEYELTREQLAYVEKLAKERYENDEWNFRR from the coding sequence ATGACGAAAGAAACATGGAGATTTATTGATACTGGAAACAGTTCCCCTTCTTTTAACATGGCATTGGATGAGGCACTTTTAGATTGGCATTCGACAGGAGATTTTCCGCCAGTCATTCGTTTTTATGGCTGGAATCCAGCAACATTATCGATTGGATATTTCCAAAAAGTAGAAAAAGAAATTGACATGGATGCTGTGAAGGAATTGAACCTAGGCTTTGTCAGAAGACCAACAGGAGGAAGGGGAGTGCTGCATGAGCATGAATTGACATATAGTGTCATTGTCTCAGAGGAGCATCCTGATATGCCGAAAACAGTGACTGAAGCCTATCGAGTCATTTCAGAAGGCATTCTGCAAGGTTTTCATTTGCTTGGTCTTGATGCTTATTTTTCTGTGCCGAAAACAGAGGAGCAAAAAGCGTCACTTAAAAACCCGCGGTCTGCTGTATGTTTTGATGCACCAAGCTGGTATGAACTAGTTGTCGAAGGCAGAAAAGTAGCCGGAAGCGCTCAAACAAGGCAAAAGGGAGTTATCTTGCAGCATGGTTCCATTCTGTTGGATTTAGATGAAGACAAGCTGTTTCGTCTTTTCAAATATTCAAATGACAGAATTAAGGAAAAAATGCAGGCTGCTTTCAAGGAAAAAGCAGTTGCGATCAATGCAATAACAGATAAGCAAATCACGATTGACATGGCGAAAAAAGCCTTTAAAGAGGGATTTGAACGTGGTCTTAATATTGAGCTGCAGGAGTATGAGCTAACCCGAGAGCAGCTTGCATATGTAGAAAAGCTTGCAAAAGAAAGATATGAAAATGATGAATGGAATTTCAGAAGATAA
- a CDS encoding DEAD/DEAH box helicase — protein sequence MTIQINFDQLWNEELPKRMNDDGPWANWELYQLALEVEQHTIIPEFEGLQAPKHLSDLTPLPHQLEVAKKVIEDMNGKAILADEVGLGKTIEAGLILKEYMIRGLVKKVLILVPASLVTQWAIELNTKFFIPAVSQRKSYVWEQCDIVVSSIDTAKRAPHREIINSLDYDLVIIDEAHKLKNNKTKNYEFVQNLKKKFCLLLTATPIQNRVSEIFNLVSLLKPGHLGSETAFYEKYKKDSRSVNDDEHLKELVNKVMIRNRRSDTGIEWTKRVVEAVTIEFTEEERALYDTIESLKGYEADDNAARTRSPFSMITLQREACSSRESVYYTIQNMMKKTENPSQEFQDTINLLTSKINAITKNSKAEKALEIIKRADDKVIIFTEYRATQLYLQWYLKQHGITSVPFRGGFKRGKKDWMRDLFQNHAQVLIATEAGGEGINLQFCNHIINFDLPWNPMRLEQRIGRIHRLGQKKDVMIYNFAIKDTVEDHILKLLYEKIHLFEKVIGDLDDILTKLDFGNMDDYMNDIFVNSNSEGEMRIKMDNLTSMIEFAQNLKDGDSYEAAGNSSIS from the coding sequence ATGACAATCCAAATCAACTTTGATCAATTATGGAATGAAGAATTGCCGAAACGTATGAATGATGATGGACCATGGGCAAATTGGGAACTTTACCAATTAGCATTAGAAGTAGAGCAGCATACAATCATTCCTGAATTCGAAGGCTTGCAGGCACCGAAACACCTGTCTGATTTAACCCCATTGCCACATCAGCTTGAGGTTGCGAAAAAGGTTATTGAGGATATGAACGGAAAGGCTATTTTGGCTGATGAAGTAGGACTTGGAAAAACAATTGAAGCAGGGCTTATTTTAAAGGAATACATGATTCGTGGTTTGGTGAAAAAGGTATTGATTCTTGTTCCTGCTTCCCTTGTTACGCAATGGGCAATAGAGCTAAATACTAAGTTTTTTATCCCTGCAGTATCACAACGGAAAAGCTATGTTTGGGAGCAATGTGATATTGTCGTATCTTCTATTGATACAGCTAAAAGAGCTCCACACCGGGAAATAATTAATAGCCTCGACTACGACCTTGTCATTATAGATGAAGCACATAAACTAAAAAATAATAAGACAAAAAACTATGAATTTGTCCAAAATCTAAAAAAGAAATTCTGTCTATTACTAACTGCTACCCCTATTCAAAACAGGGTAAGTGAAATCTTCAACCTTGTTTCCTTATTGAAGCCTGGACATTTAGGGAGTGAGACGGCCTTCTATGAAAAATATAAAAAGGATTCCCGTTCTGTTAATGATGATGAGCATTTAAAAGAGCTTGTAAATAAAGTAATGATTCGAAACAGAAGAAGTGATACTGGCATCGAATGGACGAAACGAGTTGTTGAGGCTGTCACAATCGAATTTACAGAGGAGGAAAGAGCTCTTTATGACACGATAGAGTCGCTTAAAGGCTATGAGGCAGATGACAATGCCGCTCGAACAAGGAGTCCTTTTTCTATGATTACCTTACAAAGGGAAGCTTGCAGCAGCAGAGAATCCGTCTATTATACTATACAAAACATGATGAAAAAAACCGAAAATCCTTCTCAGGAATTTCAGGATACGATAAATCTGTTAACAAGCAAAATCAATGCTATTACAAAAAATTCCAAGGCTGAAAAAGCCCTTGAAATCATAAAAAGGGCAGATGATAAAGTAATTATCTTTACAGAATACAGAGCGACTCAATTATATCTTCAATGGTATTTAAAACAGCATGGCATTACTTCTGTTCCGTTTAGAGGCGGGTTCAAACGCGGCAAAAAGGACTGGATGCGGGATTTATTCCAAAACCATGCTCAAGTACTAATTGCAACAGAGGCTGGCGGTGAAGGGATTAACCTGCAATTTTGCAACCATATTATTAACTTCGATCTTCCGTGGAATCCAATGCGGCTTGAACAGCGAATCGGCCGGATTCACAGACTTGGACAAAAAAAGGATGTTATGATTTATAATTTCGCCATTAAAGACACTGTAGAAGATCATATTCTTAAATTGCTCTATGAAAAAATTCACTTGTTTGAAAAAGTTATCGGAGACTTAGATGATATTCTGACAAAGCTTGATTTCGGCAATATGGATGATTATATGAACGATATTTTTGTTAATTCCAACTCAGAAGGCGAAATGAGAATCAAAATGGATAACCTGACTAGCATGATTGAATTTGCCCAAAATCTCAAGGATGGTGATAGTTATGAAGCAGCAGGAAATTCATCAATTTCTTAA
- the splB gene encoding spore photoproduct lyase produces MKPFVPQLVYIEPKALEYPLGRELKEKFEKMGVEIRETTSHNQVRGIPGDTELQQYRVAKSTLVVGIRKTLKFETSKPSAEYAIPLATGCMGHCHYCYLQTTLGSKPYIRTYVNLEEIFDQAQKYMDERGEQITRFEAACTSDIVGLDHLTHSLKKTIEYFGKSDKGRLRFVTKYHHVDHLLDAEHNGHTRFRFSVNSRYVIKNFEPGTSTFDERLEAARKVANAGYPLGFIVAPIYLHEDWKEGYFELFQRLSDSLQGVNLSNLTFELIQHRFTKPAKRVIAKRYPKTKLEMNEEKRKYKWGRYGIGKYVYQDDEAKDLENTIRGYVAQFFPEAEVAYFT; encoded by the coding sequence ATGAAGCCATTTGTACCACAATTAGTTTATATAGAGCCGAAAGCATTGGAATATCCGCTCGGACGTGAATTAAAAGAAAAATTTGAGAAAATGGGTGTGGAAATAAGAGAAACGACCTCCCACAATCAGGTCAGAGGAATTCCTGGTGACACAGAGCTCCAGCAATACAGGGTTGCAAAATCAACTCTTGTGGTCGGCATAAGAAAAACATTGAAGTTTGAAACCTCCAAACCTTCCGCAGAATATGCGATTCCTTTAGCAACTGGCTGTATGGGACATTGCCATTACTGTTATTTACAGACTACCCTTGGAAGTAAGCCGTATATAAGAACGTATGTCAACCTGGAAGAAATTTTTGACCAGGCACAGAAATACATGGATGAAAGAGGCGAACAAATAACAAGATTTGAAGCAGCCTGTACGTCTGATATTGTCGGTCTTGACCATTTGACCCATTCCTTAAAAAAGACAATCGAATATTTTGGGAAATCCGACAAAGGTCGTCTCCGGTTTGTAACAAAATATCATCATGTCGATCATTTGCTTGATGCAGAGCACAATGGGCATACTCGATTCCGATTCAGCGTCAATTCTCGCTATGTTATTAAAAATTTCGAGCCTGGAACTTCCACCTTTGATGAACGGCTTGAAGCGGCAAGGAAGGTTGCTAATGCAGGCTATCCGCTCGGCTTTATTGTTGCGCCAATCTATTTGCATGAGGATTGGAAGGAAGGATACTTCGAATTATTCCAAAGGCTGTCAGATAGCCTGCAAGGAGTTAATCTTTCTAATCTGACATTTGAATTGATTCAGCACCGCTTTACAAAACCAGCTAAAAGAGTAATTGCGAAAAGGTATCCGAAGACAAAGCTTGAGATGAATGAGGAAAAAAGAAAGTATAAATGGGGCAGATACGGTATTGGAAAATACGTGTATCAAGACGACGAGGCGAAAGATTTGGAAAATACAATCAGAGGATATGTAGCGCAGTTTTTCCCTGAAGCAGAGGTTGCTTACTTCACATAA
- the gcvT gene encoding glycine cleavage system aminomethyltransferase GcvT, which produces MNELKQTPLYDLYKEYDGKTIDFGGWALPVQFSSIKEEHEAVRTKAGLFDVSHMGEIEVKGKNSLDFLQKMLTNDVSKIQAGKAQYSAMCYENGGTVDDLLTYKLGEDHYLLVVNASNIEKDFAWLASHVEGEVELSNLSGDYAQLALQGPLAEETLKKLAAENIEDIGYFQFRHTAIAGKDVLLSRTGYTGEDGFEIYCSNDDAVHLWKEILHVGKDSGVLPCGLGSRDTLRFEATLALYGQELTKDISPLEAGIGFAVKLNKEADFIGKAALLKQKESGLQRKLVGIEMVDRGIPRHGYKVYNNGQVIGEVTTGTQSPTLNKAIGLALIRSSFAEAGKEVQVEIRGKLVKAKVTATPFYKRNKA; this is translated from the coding sequence ATGAATGAATTAAAACAAACCCCTTTGTATGATTTATACAAGGAGTATGATGGCAAAACAATAGATTTTGGGGGATGGGCGCTGCCTGTACAGTTTTCGAGCATAAAGGAAGAGCATGAAGCAGTTCGTACGAAGGCTGGATTATTCGATGTTTCCCATATGGGAGAGATTGAGGTGAAAGGCAAAAACAGTTTGGACTTTCTCCAAAAAATGCTTACAAACGACGTTTCTAAAATACAGGCTGGTAAAGCGCAATACTCAGCAATGTGCTATGAAAACGGCGGAACGGTTGATGACCTACTTACATATAAGCTTGGTGAAGATCATTATTTATTGGTTGTGAATGCATCCAATATTGAAAAGGACTTTGCATGGCTTGCAAGTCATGTGGAAGGAGAAGTGGAGCTTTCAAATCTTTCTGGTGACTATGCTCAATTGGCATTGCAAGGCCCGCTGGCAGAAGAGACGCTAAAAAAACTTGCTGCTGAAAATATAGAGGATATTGGTTATTTTCAATTCCGGCATACAGCCATAGCAGGTAAGGATGTCCTTTTATCGAGAACAGGATATACAGGAGAGGATGGCTTTGAGATTTATTGCAGCAATGATGATGCTGTGCACCTGTGGAAGGAAATATTGCACGTAGGCAAGGATTCTGGTGTGCTTCCATGCGGTCTTGGCTCAAGAGATACTTTAAGATTTGAAGCAACTCTAGCATTATATGGTCAAGAGTTGACAAAGGATATTTCACCATTGGAGGCTGGCATTGGGTTTGCTGTTAAATTGAACAAGGAAGCAGACTTTATCGGAAAAGCGGCTTTATTAAAGCAAAAGGAATCTGGTTTGCAAAGGAAGCTTGTTGGAATTGAAATGGTCGACAGAGGAATTCCACGCCATGGCTATAAAGTTTATAACAATGGCCAAGTGATAGGGGAAGTGACAACAGGTACACAGTCACCTACTTTAAACAAAGCAATCGGGTTAGCCTTGATTAGAAGTTCTTTTGCTGAAGCAGGCAAAGAGGTACAGGTAGAAATTAGAGGGAAGCTTGTAAAAGCGAAAGTAACAGCTACTCCATTTTATAAAAGGAATAAAGCTTGA
- a CDS encoding rhodanese-like domain-containing protein, whose product MQAVYTLLIAIAIFAIYSIIVYLYQRKIVKTISEDEFRQGYRKAQLIDVREPNEFSAGHVLGARNIPLSQLKMRKGEIRSDKPVYLYCQNGMRSGRAAQFLHRKGYRQLSQLQGGFKKWSGKVKTKNS is encoded by the coding sequence TTGCAAGCAGTTTATACTCTATTAATCGCGATAGCCATTTTTGCTATCTATTCTATAATCGTATATCTCTATCAACGCAAGATAGTTAAGACGATTTCAGAAGATGAGTTCCGTCAAGGATACAGAAAAGCCCAGCTGATTGATGTTAGGGAACCAAATGAATTCAGTGCTGGTCACGTACTCGGAGCTAGAAATATCCCACTTTCCCAATTAAAAATGCGCAAAGGGGAAATCCGTTCAGACAAGCCTGTCTACTTATATTGCCAAAATGGCATGAGAAGTGGAAGAGCGGCTCAATTTTTACACCGCAAAGGCTACAGACAGCTGTCACAACTTCAAGGCGGTTTCAAAAAATGGTCTGGAAAAGTGAAAACAAAAAATTCATAA